Sequence from the Fictibacillus arsenicus genome:
GGAGAACTTTGTACGGAAGTTTATGATCTTACTAAAAAAGTTGGACAGTCTTTTGGCGGGGACATTGAGTATTACACGAGCAGACTGAAGGAAAACGGCGGACGTACCTTGGAAGCGATGGTCGGATCCGGGCGTGTAATCATTCCGCTTTTGGAAGCAGGGCTTCACGTTGATGGAATGGACTATTCTGCTGAGATGCTGGCTTCTTGTCAAAAGCGGATCGACGCAAAAGGATTATATGCTAACCTTTATCAAAGTGATCTTCAGAAACTCGATTTGCCTCAAAAATATAAGAATATCATTATACCTGGAGGCTCATTTTTACTGATCGAAAAGCGGGAAGAGTCACGTCAGGCATTGGAACAGATGTATGAAAATCTTGAGGATGACGGGCGTTTGATCTTGGATATC
This genomic interval carries:
- a CDS encoding class I SAM-dependent methyltransferase — translated: MSFSNYGELCTEVYDLTKKVGQSFGGDIEYYTSRLKENGGRTLEAMVGSGRVIIPLLEAGLHVDGMDYSAEMLASCQKRIDAKGLYANLYQSDLQKLDLPQKYKNIIIPGGSFLLIEKREESRQALEQMYENLEDDGRLILDIFLPTDNFEAGKVLRTLTVDCPNGDIITMEDKLVEVNFFEQYKVSYLKYEKWRQGSLIQTELQRFAIRWYGIEELKLIMESVGFKNVSASADFQYGKKPTCARQSFVFEATK